One stretch of Pedobacter riviphilus DNA includes these proteins:
- a CDS encoding MBL fold metallo-hydrolase, with product MERRNFIKNSALAMALLSIYKTDVFAQQELLRAYNFKPLRNNVGIFTEQGGTIGWLNSSNGFVVVDAQFPATAPHVIEELKKLGEKPFKYLINTHHHGDHTSGNISFKGLAEKVVAHQNSLVNQKRAAEKANNLDKQLLPDATFGTKWTAKVGNENIKAYYYGSGHTNGDAVYHFEHANIVHVGDLVFNRKFPYIDRENGAHIGNWITALDKILAQFDNDTLFIWGHSLDPEKVTGSKADVKAFQNYLQNLLTFVGGEIKAGKSKEDILKTATIPNAPEWQGDGIQRSLTAAYDELKGV from the coding sequence ATGGAAAGAAGAAATTTTATTAAGAATTCGGCATTGGCAATGGCCTTACTGTCAATTTATAAAACAGATGTTTTTGCACAGCAAGAATTGTTACGTGCTTATAACTTTAAACCATTGCGTAATAATGTAGGTATATTTACAGAGCAAGGTGGTACAATAGGATGGCTAAATTCTAGCAATGGTTTTGTAGTGGTAGATGCTCAATTTCCGGCTACTGCACCTCATGTGATCGAAGAATTAAAAAAACTAGGTGAAAAACCTTTCAAATACCTAATTAATACGCATCATCATGGCGACCATACCTCCGGGAATATCTCCTTTAAAGGTTTAGCCGAGAAAGTTGTGGCACATCAAAACTCACTGGTGAACCAAAAAAGAGCAGCAGAGAAAGCAAATAATTTAGATAAGCAATTACTACCCGATGCTACTTTTGGAACAAAGTGGACAGCAAAAGTAGGGAATGAGAACATAAAAGCTTATTATTATGGTTCTGGCCATACCAATGGCGATGCCGTTTACCATTTTGAGCATGCCAATATTGTCCATGTGGGCGATTTAGTCTTCAATCGTAAATTTCCTTATATTGATAGAGAAAATGGGGCACACATTGGCAATTGGATCACTGCGTTGGATAAAATTTTAGCCCAGTTTGATAATGATACCCTGTTTATCTGGGGGCACAGCTTAGACCCCGAAAAAGTAACAGGAAGTAAAGCAGATGTTAAAGCTTTTCAAAATTACCTTCAGAATCTTTTAACTTTTGTTGGCGGAGAAATTAAAGCTGGCAAAAGCAAAGAAGATATCTTAAAAACAGCTACAATTCCAAATGCACCTGAATGGCAGGGAGATGGCATACAAAGGAGTTTAACTGCTGCTTATGATGAGCTGAAAGGGGTTTAG
- a CDS encoding cysteine desulfurase family protein, with protein sequence MKRVYLDNAATTPLDTAVIAEMTNVMENYFGNPSAIHALGREVRTLVEKARKTVSGLLNASPSEIFFTSGGTEADNTAIRCGISAYGIKHAITSKIEHHAVEHTLNTMLKNGEIDKLSFVNIDEKGNIDYNHLEELLQNNERTFVSLMHANNELGTLTDMVKVGDICEKYNAIYHADTVQTMGHYPHNVRELKAHFIVCAAHKLHGPKGVGFLYVNSNIKIPPMIYGGAQERNMRGGTENVYGIVGLAKALEIAYAEMDQHQSYIQGLKDYLKAQLIAEIPGIAFNGETDADKSLYTVLNVSFPEMDMADMLLFNLDINGICASGGSACSSGSNIGSHVLNGINADPNRPSVRFSFSKYTTKEELDYVIEKVKMVVKQNALA encoded by the coding sequence ATGAAAAGGGTCTATTTAGATAATGCGGCCACAACGCCTTTAGATACGGCAGTAATCGCAGAAATGACAAACGTGATGGAAAACTATTTCGGTAATCCATCTGCCATTCATGCGCTTGGCCGCGAGGTGAGAACGCTTGTAGAGAAAGCCCGTAAAACCGTTTCTGGCCTCTTAAATGCATCTCCATCAGAAATATTTTTTACTTCTGGAGGTACCGAGGCCGATAATACAGCTATCCGTTGTGGAATTTCAGCCTATGGAATTAAACACGCTATTACTTCAAAAATAGAGCACCATGCTGTTGAGCATACTTTAAATACGATGCTTAAAAATGGTGAGATCGATAAATTAAGTTTCGTTAATATTGATGAAAAAGGAAACATCGATTATAACCACTTGGAAGAACTGCTTCAAAATAACGAACGTACTTTCGTTTCGTTGATGCATGCCAATAACGAATTGGGTACCCTGACCGATATGGTTAAAGTTGGCGATATCTGCGAGAAATACAATGCCATTTACCATGCCGATACCGTTCAAACCATGGGGCATTACCCGCATAACGTACGCGAGCTTAAAGCCCATTTTATTGTTTGCGCGGCACACAAACTTCATGGACCTAAAGGTGTTGGCTTTTTATATGTAAATAGCAACATTAAAATTCCACCAATGATTTATGGTGGAGCGCAGGAACGCAATATGCGTGGTGGTACCGAAAATGTATATGGTATTGTGGGCTTAGCTAAAGCCTTAGAAATTGCTTATGCAGAAATGGATCAGCATCAATCATACATTCAGGGCTTAAAAGATTATTTGAAAGCACAGTTAATTGCCGAAATCCCAGGAATTGCTTTTAATGGCGAAACCGATGCCGATAAAAGTTTGTACACTGTATTGAATGTATCGTTCCCGGAGATGGACATGGCCGACATGTTGTTATTTAATTTAGATATCAATGGTATCTGTGCTTCTGGTGGCAGCGCATGCTCTTCTGGTTCAAATATAGGCTCACATGTGTTAAATGGTATTAACGCCGATCCAAATCGCCCTTCCGTGCGCTTTTCATTTAGCAAATACACTACAAAGGAAGAATTAGATTATGTAATAGAAAAAGTTAAAATGGTAGTAAAGCAAAATGCTTTAGCTTAA
- the glmM gene encoding phosphoglucosamine mutase: MTLIKSISGIRGTIGGRAGDGLTPFDIVKFTAAFGSWVVQKTGNKRIVLGRDARISGEMVNNLVIGTLQGLGIEVIDLGLSTTPTVEVAVPDEKAGGGIILTASHNPKQWNALKLLNASGEFISDADGKEVLDLAESADFDFADVDKLGKVIKNDTYLQKHIDKVLALPLVDVEAIKKADFKIVIDCVNSTGGIFIPALLKALGVSKVVELYCTPDGHFPHNPEPLPENLTEISKEVQKQHADLGIVVDPDVDRLCFVNEDGSMFGEEYTLVAVADYVLKNTPGNTVSNLSSTRALRDVTENAGTEYNASAVGEVNVVNKMKATNAIIGGEGNGGIIYPESHYGRDALVGIALFLTHLAKFGKSISVLRASYPQYHISKNKITLTPEMDIDNLLKQVEEKYKNQPYSTIDGLKIEFDKTWVHLRRSNTEPIIRIYSEAENETIAENLANKIISDIKEILHL, encoded by the coding sequence GTGACTTTAATAAAATCGATTTCAGGAATACGAGGAACCATTGGCGGAAGAGCTGGAGACGGCTTAACCCCATTTGATATTGTGAAATTTACAGCTGCCTTCGGTAGCTGGGTGGTGCAAAAAACAGGCAATAAAAGAATAGTTTTAGGACGTGATGCCCGTATTTCGGGTGAGATGGTGAATAACCTGGTTATCGGAACGCTACAAGGCCTGGGTATTGAGGTAATCGATTTGGGGTTATCTACTACGCCAACTGTAGAAGTAGCTGTACCTGATGAAAAAGCAGGAGGCGGAATCATTTTAACCGCAAGCCATAACCCAAAACAGTGGAATGCCCTAAAATTATTAAATGCCAGTGGAGAATTTATTAGCGATGCTGACGGAAAAGAAGTTTTAGATTTAGCAGAAAGTGCTGATTTTGATTTCGCTGATGTAGATAAACTAGGTAAAGTAATTAAAAACGATACTTACCTTCAAAAGCATATCGATAAAGTTTTAGCATTACCATTGGTTGATGTTGAGGCAATTAAAAAGGCTGATTTTAAAATAGTAATCGACTGTGTAAATTCAACTGGCGGTATTTTTATACCTGCCTTATTAAAAGCTTTGGGTGTGAGCAAGGTGGTAGAATTATATTGTACTCCAGACGGACATTTTCCGCACAATCCAGAGCCACTTCCTGAAAATCTAACTGAAATATCGAAAGAAGTTCAGAAACAACATGCCGACTTAGGTATTGTAGTAGACCCTGATGTTGACCGTTTATGTTTTGTGAACGAAGATGGTAGCATGTTTGGTGAAGAGTATACTTTGGTAGCAGTAGCCGATTACGTATTGAAAAATACACCAGGAAATACAGTTTCAAACCTTTCATCAACACGCGCTTTACGCGATGTAACTGAAAATGCAGGTACTGAATATAACGCATCGGCAGTAGGAGAGGTAAACGTGGTAAACAAAATGAAAGCTACCAATGCCATTATTGGTGGTGAAGGAAACGGCGGTATTATCTATCCTGAATCGCATTATGGAAGGGATGCCTTAGTTGGTATTGCCTTGTTTTTAACGCATTTAGCTAAATTTGGTAAATCAATCTCAGTATTACGCGCTAGTTACCCTCAATACCACATCTCTAAAAACAAAATTACCCTTACGCCAGAAATGGATATTGATAATTTGTTAAAACAGGTAGAAGAAAAATATAAAAATCAACCATACAGTACAATTGATGGTTTGAAGATAGAATTTGATAAAACTTGGGTACATTTGCGTCGTTCTAATACTGAGCCGATCATTAGGATTTACAGTGAGGCAGAAAATGAAACCATCGCCGAGAATTTGGCGAACAAAATTATTTCTGACATTAAAGAAATATTACACCTTTAA
- a CDS encoding phosphatase PAP2 family protein, whose protein sequence is MIESIQQFDVELFLKIHRGLSNSFFDWLMPLMRNRFFWSPLYLFIVIFCIKQYKKQGYYIIGMVLFTFAMGDLIASRVVKPLVSRVRPCNDLSLANDIIHRVPCGSGLSFPSAHATNHFAIAVFLICIFYSRWKPILPIGIFWAFIISFAQIYVGVHYPVDVTVGALLGITIGIICSIIFKKLQPDF, encoded by the coding sequence ATGATAGAAAGCATACAGCAATTTGACGTAGAATTGTTTTTGAAAATCCACCGCGGGCTTTCAAACAGTTTTTTTGATTGGCTGATGCCTTTAATGCGTAACCGATTCTTTTGGTCTCCACTTTATCTTTTTATTGTTATTTTTTGCATCAAACAATATAAAAAGCAGGGCTATTACATTATCGGCATGGTGCTGTTCACCTTTGCTATGGGCGATTTAATCGCCTCGAGGGTTGTAAAGCCTTTAGTATCGCGTGTAAGGCCATGTAATGATTTAAGTTTGGCGAACGATATTATTCACCGTGTACCTTGTGGAAGTGGCTTAAGTTTTCCTTCGGCGCATGCTACCAATCATTTTGCCATAGCTGTTTTTTTAATCTGCATTTTTTATAGCAGATGGAAACCTATTTTACCTATTGGTATCTTCTGGGCATTTATTATCAGTTTTGCGCAAATATATGTTGGCGTTCATTACCCCGTTGATGTAACCGTTGGCGCCTTGTTAGGTATAACAATAGGCATTATCTGTTCGATAATATTTAAAAAATTACAACCTGATTTTTAA
- a CDS encoding cytochrome ubiquinol oxidase subunit I produces MDDFIAARSQMALSLGFHIIFSCIGMVMPFFMAVSHYKWLKTNDEVYKNLTKAWSKGVAIFFATGAVSGTMLSFELGLLWPKFMDHAGPIFGMPFSLEGTAFFIEAIALGFFLYGWNKLNKWFHWFTGMVVGVSGLASGILVVAANAWMNSPTGFDFVNGQYLNIDPIQAMFNKAWFSQALHMCLAAFTATGFAVAGVHALMILRNRNAYFHLKAFKIAAVFACIAALLQPLSGDLSAKDVAIRQPAKLAAMEALYKTEKPAPLLIGGIVNEKDKTVKGAIEVPGVLSFLAHGDFNAEVKGLDQIPENEHPPVAITHYAFQIMVGIGTLLLLVSLTYFFILFKKKPLTEKRCLLKLFVVAIPLGYIALEAGWVVTEVGRQPWIIYGVMRTKDAVTPMPGIAYSFYIFSAIYVSLSIIVTFLLYRQIKMVPVLYNNPESNK; encoded by the coding sequence ATGGATGATTTTATTGCAGCCCGTTCCCAAATGGCCTTATCGTTAGGCTTCCACATCATTTTTTCCTGTATCGGCATGGTTATGCCTTTCTTTATGGCCGTATCGCATTATAAATGGCTTAAAACAAACGATGAGGTGTATAAAAACCTTACAAAGGCCTGGAGCAAAGGTGTAGCCATTTTTTTTGCTACTGGTGCGGTATCGGGTACCATGTTATCTTTCGAATTAGGATTACTTTGGCCAAAATTTATGGATCATGCCGGACCGATATTCGGAATGCCTTTTTCTCTTGAAGGAACAGCTTTTTTTATCGAAGCTATAGCCCTTGGCTTTTTCTTATATGGCTGGAATAAGCTAAATAAATGGTTCCATTGGTTTACAGGAATGGTAGTTGGCGTAAGTGGTTTGGCCTCTGGGATTTTGGTAGTTGCCGCAAATGCCTGGATGAACAGCCCGACGGGTTTCGATTTTGTAAACGGGCAATACCTTAATATCGATCCCATACAGGCCATGTTTAATAAAGCCTGGTTTAGTCAGGCGTTGCACATGTGCCTGGCCGCATTTACCGCTACAGGATTTGCTGTGGCAGGCGTTCATGCTTTAATGATCTTACGGAACAGAAATGCATATTTTCATTTAAAAGCTTTTAAAATAGCTGCTGTATTTGCCTGCATTGCTGCTTTGTTACAGCCATTAAGTGGCGATCTCTCTGCAAAAGATGTTGCCATACGCCAACCTGCTAAGCTTGCTGCAATGGAAGCGTTGTATAAAACAGAAAAGCCTGCACCACTTTTGATTGGTGGCATTGTTAACGAGAAAGATAAAACGGTGAAAGGTGCAATCGAGGTACCAGGGGTATTAAGTTTCCTGGCTCATGGCGATTTCAATGCTGAAGTTAAGGGCTTAGATCAGATTCCTGAAAACGAACATCCTCCAGTGGCTATAACCCATTATGCTTTCCAGATTATGGTGGGAATTGGCACGCTGCTACTTTTAGTATCCTTAACTTATTTCTTTATTCTATTTAAAAAGAAACCTCTAACCGAGAAACGCTGCTTGTTGAAATTATTTGTTGTGGCCATTCCACTTGGTTACATCGCTTTAGAGGCTGGTTGGGTAGTGACGGAGGTTGGTAGGCAACCGTGGATTATTTATGGCGTTATGCGCACTAAAGATGCCGTTACGCCGATGCCTGGTATTGCTTACTCGTTTTATATCTTCTCGGCAATTTACGTTTCTTTAAGCATTATCGTAACATTTTTGCTTTACCGCCAGATTAAAATGGTTCCTGTATTGTACAATAATCCCGAATCTAATAAATAA
- a CDS encoding class I SAM-dependent methyltransferase, with protein MQRKWFQYWFNSPYYHILYQQRNDAEAEFFIDKLTHFLNPKADVKMLDIACGKGRHSIYLNKKGFDVTGIDLSEQSIKYAKQFENSKLHFLVHDMRRLFYINYFDIALNLFTSFGYFDTEKDHVNALKTFRKCLTADGILVLDYFNTEKIIRNLNSCETKSLDGITFHITKNVIDGKIIKKINFEDKQKVYNFEERVQAFSFEDFQRMLTKAGMVIEKTFGSYGLADFDENSSDRLILICKKA; from the coding sequence ATGCAGCGCAAGTGGTTTCAATATTGGTTTAATTCGCCATATTATCATATTCTTTATCAACAACGAAATGATGCTGAAGCCGAGTTTTTCATTGATAAGCTCACGCATTTTTTAAATCCTAAAGCCGATGTTAAAATGCTCGATATTGCCTGTGGAAAAGGCCGGCATTCTATTTACCTGAATAAAAAAGGCTTTGATGTTACGGGAATAGATTTATCGGAACAAAGTATAAAGTATGCAAAACAATTCGAAAACAGCAAATTACACTTCCTTGTTCACGACATGCGGAGGCTGTTTTACATCAATTATTTTGATATAGCTTTAAATCTATTTACCAGTTTTGGTTATTTTGATACAGAAAAAGACCATGTAAATGCGCTTAAAACTTTTCGCAAATGCTTAACTGCCGATGGTATTTTGGTGCTTGATTATTTTAACACCGAAAAGATCATCCGTAATTTAAATTCCTGTGAAACGAAATCACTTGATGGAATAACTTTTCACATTACCAAAAATGTTATTGATGGGAAAATTATTAAAAAGATAAATTTCGAAGACAAACAAAAGGTATATAATTTCGAAGAAAGGGTTCAGGCATTTAGTTTTGAAGATTTTCAGCGTATGCTTACCAAGGCCGGGATGGTGATTGAAAAAACTTTTGGCAGCTATGGTTTAGCTGATTTTGATGAAAACAGCTCAGATCGGTTAATTTTAATTTGTAAAAAAGCATGA
- a CDS encoding cytochrome d ubiquinol oxidase subunit II, which produces MKEVVIIFLCMAILLYFLLGGADFGAGIIELFTSTKNRSRTRKTMYHAIGPVWEANHMWLIIAIVILFVGFPHIYTTMSVYLHIPLAIMLIGIIARGTAFVFRHYDAVKDDMQWFYNRIFRYSSFVTALFLGIIAGSLISGHIDTQATDFYTAYISGWLNWFSVAVGLFTVALCGFLAAIYLIGETKEAHDKRRFIIKAEFMNVAAVVFGAMVFIAAQRDGIPLIEWVFKSNVGLLAIISASLSLVLLWYLLIKGKTKVLRILAGFQVTMILLAISYAHFPNFIRLKSGNAISLLETAGPEKTIYSLGLALLLGSVLILPFLGYLFYKFQKKEE; this is translated from the coding sequence ATGAAAGAAGTTGTAATTATATTTTTATGCATGGCTATCCTGCTTTACTTTTTATTGGGTGGGGCCGATTTTGGCGCTGGTATTATAGAGCTTTTTACCTCAACCAAAAACAGGAGCAGGACGCGTAAAACCATGTATCATGCCATTGGCCCGGTTTGGGAGGCAAACCATATGTGGTTAATTATTGCCATTGTAATCCTTTTTGTAGGTTTTCCGCATATTTATACCACCATGTCTGTTTATCTGCATATTCCATTGGCGATTATGCTTATCGGAATTATTGCGCGCGGCACCGCCTTTGTATTTCGCCATTACGATGCTGTTAAAGATGATATGCAGTGGTTTTATAACCGTATATTCAGGTATTCGAGTTTTGTTACCGCATTATTTCTCGGCATTATTGCAGGAAGTTTAATCTCGGGGCATATCGATACGCAGGCAACCGATTTCTATACGGCCTATATTTCTGGCTGGTTAAACTGGTTTTCTGTTGCTGTAGGCTTATTTACTGTCGCGCTCTGTGGTTTTCTTGCTGCGATTTACCTTATAGGTGAAACGAAGGAAGCACATGATAAACGCCGGTTTATTATAAAGGCCGAATTTATGAATGTGGCAGCTGTAGTTTTTGGTGCAATGGTATTTATTGCTGCACAGCGTGATGGAATTCCTTTAATTGAATGGGTTTTTAAGAGTAATGTCGGTTTATTGGCCATTATTTCGGCCAGTTTATCCCTTGTGTTGTTATGGTACCTGTTGATTAAAGGAAAAACCAAGGTTTTACGCATTTTGGCAGGCTTCCAGGTGACGATGATCCTCCTGGCAATAAGCTATGCCCATTTCCCGAATTTCATCCGTTTAAAAAGCGGAAATGCGATTTCGCTTTTAGAAACTGCCGGACCTGAAAAAACCATTTATAGTTTAGGTTTGGCTCTTTTATTAGGTAGTGTATTGATTTTGCCTTTTTTAGGGTATCTGTTTTATAAATTTCAGAAGAAAGAGGAGTAA